A portion of the Colius striatus isolate bColStr4 chromosome 1, bColStr4.1.hap1, whole genome shotgun sequence genome contains these proteins:
- the ZC3H12C gene encoding probable ribonuclease ZC3H12C translates to MTPCPSAAPIEGRREDRAVWLPLTDSVAPRQQGHVAAGEVQAPLPPLLPPAAADRSGAGLAALHCGRRAPTGGLQEYGTLYIQEYKKKSKVESSTCSSFMGLKDHLGHDLGHLYVGSTGTQINAIVPWSMAEKPTMDKVNSRKEDVDKEVSEETSGSSSCDSEESTNSDNDSERLNNSASKSLLLPKTHRQLCRSPCLEPHILKRNEILQDFRIEEAQIVSKEVKKPPDVVKEYQTKLEFALKLGYSEEQVQLVLNKLGTDALINDILGELVKLGNKTETDQTTNTNTSVMREASSIESQRSESPLQEDVTEDGDNLRPIVIDGSNVAMSHGNKEVFSCRGIKLAVDWFLERGHKDVTVFVPAWRKEQSRPDALITDQEILRKLEKEKILVFTPSRRVQGRRVVCYDDRFIVKLAFESDGIIVSNDNYRDLANEKPEWKKFIDERLLMYSFVNDKFMPPDDPLGRHGPSLDNFLRKKPIVPEHKKQPCPYGKKCTYGHKCKYYHPERGNQPQRSVADELRAMSRSTAAKTTSEGGLVKSNSVPCSTKNDSTSELKRAAPKRQSDPSIRTQVYQDLEEKLPTKNKLETRSVPSLVSIPSSSAAKPQSTAPLTNGLPSGVHFPPQDQRPQGQYPTVMMATKNHGTPMPYDQYPKCESPVDVGYYSMLSAYSNLSVSGPRSPERRFSLDTDYRISSVASDCSSEGSVSCGSSDSYVGYSDRSYMSSPDPQLEENLKCQHMHPHGRLNTQPFLQSYHEPLARVQNYNHEEPKHHHKPPIPYMAVHLQHPAVSARSSCPNDYSTSGSSSHAKAVHLGRALVSTRVDSISDSRLYENSPLRHRKPYSGQDGLGSWDRQSYGMEAYGYRQTYSLPNNPTQPCYEQFAFQSLPEQQDQTWRVPYCGIPQDPPRHQDTREKVYINLCNIFPPDLVRIVMKKNPHVTDAQQLAAAILVEKSQLGY, encoded by the exons GAATACGGAACACTTTATATTCAGGAATacaagaaaaagagcaaagtgGAGTCAAGTACATGCAGCAGCTTCATGGGCTTAAAGGATCATCTGGGGCATGACTTAGGCCACCTTTACGTGGGGAGCACTGGCACACAAATAAATGCAATTGTACCCTGGTCAATGGCGGAGAAGCCAACGATGGATAAGGTTAATTCTAGGAAAGAAGATGTAGACAAGGAGGTATCTGAAGAGACTTCTGGAAGCTCCAGCTGTGACTCTGAAGAAAGCACTAATTCTGATAATGATTCTGAGAGACTGAACAATTCTGCATCCAAATCACTGTTATTGCCTAAGACTCACCGACAGCTGTGCCGATCTCCTTGCTTAGAGCCTCATAtactaaaaagaaatgaaatcttgCAAGACTTTAGGATAGAAGAGGCTCAGATAGTATCTAAGGAAGTCAAAAAGCCCCCTGATGTGGTGAAAGAATATCAAACCAAACTGGAGTTTGCACTTAAGTTGGGTTACTCTGAGGAGCAGGTTCAACTTGTACTAAATAAACTTGGTACTGATGCTTTAATAAATGATATTTTGGGAGAACTTGTCAAACTTGGGAATAAAACTGAGACTGATCAGACAACTAATACTAACACTAGTGTAATGCGGGAAGCGTCTTCCATAGAGTCTCAGAGGTCCGAGTCTCCGCTGCAGGAGGATGTGACGGAGGATGGTGACAACCTGAGACCAATAGTTATTGATGGCAGCAATGTTGCAATGAG CCACGGGAacaaagaagtattttcttgtCGAGGAATCAAGTTGGCAGTAGACTGGTTTCTGGAAAGAGGCCACAAGGATGTTACTGTGTTTGTGCCAGCGTGGAGAAAAGAACAGTCAAGACCTGATGCTCTTATCACAG ATCAAGAAATCCTGCGTAAGTTAGAAAAGGAGAAGATTCTGGTGTTCACACCCTCGCGCCGAGTGCAAGGCAGAAGGGTGGTGTGCTATGATGACCGCTTTATAGTGAAGTTGGCCTTTGAGTCAGATGGCATCATTGTTTCTAATGATAACTACAGGGATCTAGCTAATGAAAAGCCTGAATGGAAGAAGTTCATAGATGAACGCTTGCTGATGTATTCATTTGTTAATGACAA ATTTATGCCTCCTGATGATCCTCTTGGCCGCCACGGTCCAAGTCTGGACAATTTTCTTAGGAAGAAGCCTATTGTGCCAGAACATAAGAAGCAACCGTGTCCATACG GGAAGAAATGTACCTACGGACACAAATGCAAATACTATCATCCAGAAAGAGGAAATCAGCCTCAGCGATCTGTAGCTGATGAACTTCGTGCCATGTCTAGAAGCACAGCTGCCAAAACTACAAGTGAAGGAGGACTGGTAAAAAGCAATAGTGTTCCCTGTAGTACTAAAAACGACAGCACTTCTGAGCTGAAGCGTGCTGCTCCAAAGAGGCAATCGGATCCTAGTATAAGGACTCAAGTCTATCAAGACTTGGAGGAAAAGCTTCCCACCAAAAACAAATTGGAAACCAGGTCTGTACCCTCTTTAGTTAGTATACCAAGTTCCTCTGCTGCAAAACCCCAAAGTACTGCACCTTTAACTAACGGCCTTCCATCCGGAGTTCACTTCCCACCTCAGGATCAAAGACCACAGGGACAGTATCCCACAGTGATGATGGCAACCAAAAACCACGGAACGCCGATGCCTTACGACCAGTATCCCAAATGCGAGTCTCCTGTGGACGTAGGGTATTACTCCATGCTGAGTGCGTATTCGAACCTAAGCGTGTCAGGTCCGCGTAGTCCCGAGAGACGCTTCTCGCTGGACACGGACTATCGGATCAGCTCTGTAGCTTCCGACTGCAGCAGCGAAGGGAGCGTTAGCTGCGGCAGTAGCGATTCCTACGTGGGCTACAGCGATCGCTCCTACATGAGTTCACCCGACCCGCAGCTGGAGGAGAACTTGAAGTGCCAGCACATGCACCCTCACGGCCGCCTTAACACTCAGCCTTTCCTGCAGAGCTACCACGAGCCTCTCGCACGAGTGCAGAACTATAACCACGAAGAACCAAAGCATCACCACAAACCTCCGATCCCTTACATGGCTGTGCACCTGCAGCATCCCGCCGTCAGTGCTCGCTCTAGTTGCCCGAATGACTACTCCACGTCAGGGAGCTCGTCGCACGCCAAGGCGGTGCACCTGGGGCGAGCCCTCGTCTCCACGAGGGTCGATAGCATCTCAGACTCACGCCTCTACGAGAACTCTCCCTTAAGACACAGGAAGCCTTATTCTGGCCAAGACGGGCTCGGCAGCTGGGACAGGCAGAGTTACGGGATGGAGGCGTATGGCTACCGCCAGACCTACTCCCTGCCAAACAACCCCACGCAGCCGTGTTACGAGCAGTTTGCCTTCCAAAGCTTACCCGAGCAGCAGGACCAGACCTGGCGCGTACCGTACTGTGGGATCCCTCAAGACCCTCCGAGGCACCAAGACACCCGGGAGAAGGTTTACATTAACCTGTGTAACATCTTCCCCCCCGACCTTGTGAGGATCGTCATGAAGAAGAACCCTCACGTGACGGACGCGCAGCAGCTCGCTGCAGCCATCTTAGTGGAAAAATCTCAGCTAGGTTATTGA